In the Malania oleifera isolate guangnan ecotype guangnan chromosome 1, ASM2987363v1, whole genome shotgun sequence genome, one interval contains:
- the LOC131156975 gene encoding protein IRX15-LIKE — protein sequence MKNVNNNTKLILLHPYIQKQGSSNRLWLIAFISCLTIAFLLTLIYTRESISIPIPIPISTTPAAATTAAATSASATPSNSPLPKAVASALLHYASTSNATGRMSHDELKTISAVLRQCSSPCNLIVFGLTAETLLWRALNHNGRTVFIDENRYYAAYFEEKHPEVDVYDVQYTTKVRELKELLWSAKEQIRNECRPVQNLLFSECKLGLNDLPNNVYEVEWDVILVDGPRGYWPDAPGRMSSIFTAGVLARSKKGNSKTHVFVHDYSGEVERVSSEEFLCRENLVESKENLGHFVLEKMDENTFQFCRNSTSSSSSTS from the coding sequence ATGAAGAACGTCAACAACAACACAAAACTCATCCTGCTCCACCCCTACATTCAGAAACAAGGAAGCTCCAACCGCCTCTGGCTCATTGCCTTTATCTCCTGCCTCACCATCGCCTTCCTCCTCACCCTCATTTACACCCGCGAATCCATCTCCATTCCCATCCCTATCCCCATCTCTACCACCCCCGCCGCCGCAACTACCGCCGCAGCCACCTCCGCCTCTGCCACGCCCTCCAATTCCCCGTTGCCCAAAGCCGTGGCCAGCGCCCTCCTCCACTACGCCTCCACCTCCAACGCCACCGGGCGCATGTCCCACGACGAGCTCAAAACCATCTCCGCCGTCCTCCGCCAGTGCTCCTCCCCCTGCAACCTCATCGTCTTCGGCCTCACCGCCGAAACCCTCCTCTGGCGCGCCCTCAACCACAACGGCCGCACCGTCTTCATTGACGAGAACCGCTACTACGCTGCTTACTTCGAGGAGAAGCACCCGGAGGTGGACGTGTACGACGTGCAGTACACCACCAAGGTAAGAGAACTGAAGGAGCTGCTGTGGTCGGCGAAGGAGCAGATCCGGAACGAGTGCCGGCCGGTGCAGAACCTGCTGTTCTCTGAGTGTAAGCTGGGACTCAACGACCTCCCCAACAACGTGTACGAGGTGGAGTGGGACGTGATTCTGGTGGACGGACCGAGGGGGTACTGGCCGGACGCCCCCGGCAGGATGTCGTCGATCTTCACCGCCGGCGTCCTGGCGAGGAGCAAGAAGGGGAACTCGAAGACGCACGTGTTCGTGCATGACTACAGTGGGGAGGTGGAGAGGGTGAGCAGCGAGGAGTTCTTGTGCAGGGAGAACCTCGTGGAGTCTAAGGAAAATCTTGGTCATTTCGTTCTCGAGAAGATGGACGAGAACACTTTCCAGTTCTGTCGGAACAGTACGTCGTCGTCGTCGTCGACGTCGTGA